The Peribacillus sp. FSL P2-0133 genome has a segment encoding these proteins:
- a CDS encoding alanine dehydrogenase — protein sequence MIVGVPKELKTAETRVGLNPSWVKKLTAFGHEVLIQSMAGEASGFCDEKYILAGAKIVNTIDEIYEKAEFVVKVKELQPYEYGLLKENQMIMAWFHLAEDVNHEMTQALLDKKAISISMELIVLPDGTRPTIKPMSEIAGTLAMLEAVKYAQYGYGGKGILLRKLAGLPSSKVFILGGGNAGLNTAQVAVGLGLNVTIMEASMKRIDYLNNQLPQVDILCWDKDIMFEELIQSDVLINTIYPMPGVTEPLITREMVSKMQPNSIIIDIAGTGIIETSHYTTLEEPVYYEQEVLHYCVPNMPALCPQTSTNMMLMTTGPYIMDIANNGLKEVIVNDVIVRNCISTLNGEIVHHEVGINHNMPYTEIKTELLLSK from the coding sequence ATGATAGTAGGAGTTCCTAAAGAATTAAAAACCGCAGAGACTAGAGTGGGATTAAATCCATCATGGGTAAAAAAATTAACAGCTTTCGGTCATGAAGTACTAATACAAAGCATGGCAGGTGAAGCTAGTGGTTTTTGTGACGAGAAATATATTTTGGCTGGAGCAAAAATAGTAAACACGATTGACGAAATTTATGAGAAGGCAGAATTTGTTGTTAAAGTGAAGGAGCTTCAACCATATGAATATGGCCTTCTTAAAGAAAATCAAATGATAATGGCATGGTTTCATTTGGCGGAAGATGTAAATCATGAGATGACACAGGCATTACTAGATAAAAAAGCAATTTCAATATCAATGGAATTAATCGTTTTACCTGATGGGACAAGACCTACGATTAAACCAATGAGTGAAATTGCAGGAACATTGGCAATGCTTGAAGCAGTCAAATATGCTCAATATGGTTATGGTGGAAAAGGAATACTTCTCCGGAAACTGGCCGGTTTACCGTCGAGCAAAGTATTCATACTTGGTGGTGGCAATGCTGGACTCAATACTGCGCAAGTTGCTGTGGGCCTTGGATTGAATGTAACAATCATGGAAGCCTCAATGAAACGCATCGATTATTTGAACAATCAGTTGCCACAGGTGGACATTTTGTGTTGGGATAAAGATATAATGTTCGAAGAACTTATTCAAAGTGATGTTTTAATTAATACAATTTATCCGATGCCAGGGGTAACCGAACCTCTCATAACACGAGAGATGGTCAGTAAGATGCAACCTAATTCCATTATTATTGATATTGCAGGAACGGGTATAATTGAAACCTCACATTATACGACTTTAGAGGAACCAGTTTACTACGAACAAGAAGTCCTACATTACTGTGTCCCGAATATGCCGGCTCTATGTCCACAAACCTCGACAAACATGATGTTGATGACAACCGGCCCATATATTATGGACATTGCGAATAATGGTTTGAAAGAGGTTATAGTAAATGATGTAATAGTAAGAAATTGTATCAGCACTTTGAACGGTGAAATTGTTCATCACGAAGTTGGGATCAATCATAACATGCCTTATACAGAAATAAAAACGGAGTTACTATTGTCCAAATAA
- the phnX gene encoding phosphonoacetaldehyde hydrolase, translating into MNKVEGIILDWAGTAVDFGCFAPVNVFVDIFKNAGLDVTMEEARAPMGMLKIDHIRAMLTMPRISSLWEEQYGRPFNEEDVEKLYAEFEPALMMSLADYTDPIPGVIETVEALRNRGLKIGSTTGYTDTMMEVVVANALKKGYRPDFHVTPDATHSIGRPYPYMIYRNMEELKLTASWKVVKVGDTISDMQEGVNAGVWSVGIIVGSSEMGLSLNEYTSLPERDKQNLISKTADTFMQNGADFTIKTIEELPELIDRITLLITEGKRPHSS; encoded by the coding sequence ATGAATAAGGTAGAGGGAATCATTTTGGATTGGGCTGGAACAGCTGTGGATTTTGGATGTTTTGCACCAGTGAATGTTTTTGTGGATATTTTTAAGAATGCTGGACTTGACGTGACGATGGAGGAAGCCAGAGCTCCGATGGGCATGCTGAAAATCGACCATATTCGTGCGATGCTGACCATGCCAAGGATATCTTCGTTATGGGAAGAACAATACGGAAGGCCATTCAATGAGGAAGACGTTGAAAAACTATATGCTGAATTCGAACCGGCATTGATGATGTCATTGGCGGATTATACAGATCCAATACCAGGGGTTATCGAGACAGTGGAAGCGTTAAGAAATCGTGGCCTGAAGATTGGGTCGACAACGGGTTATACGGATACAATGATGGAGGTCGTCGTAGCAAATGCTTTGAAAAAGGGGTATCGGCCGGATTTCCATGTCACCCCGGATGCAACCCATTCGATTGGAAGGCCTTATCCTTACATGATATATCGGAATATGGAAGAATTGAAGTTAACCGCATCATGGAAGGTAGTGAAGGTAGGAGATACCATTTCCGATATGCAAGAAGGAGTCAATGCTGGGGTATGGTCGGTCGGAATCATTGTCGGAAGCTCCGAGATGGGATTGAGTTTGAATGAGTATACAAGTTTACCAGAACGAGATAAACAAAATCTCATCTCTAAAACGGCAGACACCTTTATGCAAAACGGGGCAGACTTCACCATCAAAACGATCGAGGAACTGCCTGAACTCATAGATCGAATCACCCTTCTTATAACAGAAGGGAAAAGACCTCATTCAAGCTAA
- a CDS encoding PucR family transcriptional regulator produces the protein MLTVQDVLKRSLFSKTEVVAGANGLHRQVKWTHVLEIPFFDDTIFQGGELILSTGFGFEWRDSSNTSFLLNLIERNASCLCIELGHYFEKVPNEMIEMANEYNFPIIIFKEFINFVEIAQDLHSFIINAHHEKLVTLDSISRKFHSLSLTTHGLSNILKLLQQKTEAPIIYLPIEGTPFSIPGLKNEFMEQLLQTIYEDKEHWHDRITNDSPVEWKALNHTILLQPIGAMDQIWAYLVMVLDRESDEFDFLILDRASLAISQDLLRKHYLDEKRLRLESTWLNDLLYRRINNEEQARGFISLKSKRASIHYRVAIVDIEDVFHPSSLSLSDEENESAIYHYSLKIRSGFAKYSFTPYITSIRNQIIVLAIDLGTADSSKARFLKVIDALLYVKEGESSQIRIGAGRQYQLLLDAHTGYREAQLALNYRTFSTSAFYEDLGIFRLIQLIQHDQDTAHFIEDYLSPLISYDKEYGTELLLTLAKYFELDRSKKLTAQKLHIVRQTLYHRLEKIKKILDFDFDMPENRLNVEMALKAYQLIQQVGVPTK, from the coding sequence ATGCTTACAGTACAAGATGTTCTTAAGCGCTCACTCTTTTCAAAGACTGAGGTAGTTGCGGGGGCAAACGGGTTGCACCGTCAAGTGAAATGGACACATGTCCTTGAAATCCCGTTTTTTGATGATACCATCTTTCAGGGAGGGGAACTGATACTCTCCACCGGATTTGGGTTTGAATGGAGAGACTCCTCTAATACTTCATTTTTGTTAAATCTTATCGAACGCAACGCCTCATGTTTATGTATAGAGCTTGGACACTACTTCGAAAAGGTCCCTAATGAAATGATCGAGATGGCAAATGAGTATAACTTTCCGATTATTATTTTCAAAGAATTCATAAATTTCGTTGAAATAGCACAGGATCTACATTCGTTTATCATTAATGCTCATCATGAGAAGTTGGTTACATTAGATTCGATATCAAGAAAGTTCCATTCATTGTCACTCACTACTCATGGGTTATCAAATATTTTAAAGTTGTTGCAACAGAAGACAGAAGCACCAATTATCTATCTTCCTATAGAAGGAACACCTTTTTCGATTCCAGGATTGAAAAATGAATTTATGGAACAGCTACTTCAAACCATTTATGAAGATAAAGAACACTGGCATGACCGAATTACAAATGATTCGCCCGTTGAATGGAAGGCATTAAACCATACTATTCTTCTCCAACCGATTGGAGCAATGGATCAAATCTGGGCGTACCTTGTTATGGTTTTAGATCGTGAATCGGATGAATTCGATTTCCTAATCCTTGATCGTGCTTCTCTAGCAATCTCACAAGACTTACTGCGCAAACATTATTTGGACGAAAAACGATTACGTTTAGAATCTACTTGGCTAAATGATTTACTTTATAGACGCATCAATAATGAGGAACAAGCAAGGGGATTTATTTCGTTAAAATCTAAGCGCGCTTCTATACATTATCGAGTTGCAATCGTTGATATCGAAGATGTTTTTCATCCGTCTTCATTAAGTTTATCGGATGAAGAAAATGAATCTGCTATATATCATTATTCTTTAAAAATTCGATCTGGGTTCGCAAAATATTCTTTTACACCCTATATCACATCAATAAGAAATCAAATTATTGTATTAGCTATTGATCTCGGAACTGCCGATTCCTCTAAGGCACGCTTCTTGAAAGTGATCGATGCCTTGCTATATGTTAAAGAAGGTGAATCTAGCCAAATCCGAATAGGCGCTGGACGGCAATACCAGTTACTTTTGGATGCTCATACTGGTTATCGAGAAGCGCAGTTAGCTTTAAATTATCGTACGTTTTCAACAAGTGCCTTTTACGAAGACCTTGGCATCTTTCGGTTGATACAATTAATTCAGCATGATCAAGATACAGCCCATTTTATTGAGGACTATCTCTCTCCTTTAATATCCTATGATAAGGAATATGGAACGGAATTGCTTCTGACCTTAGCAAAATACTTTGAGCTTGATCGATCAAAGAAGCTTACTGCTCAAAAATTACATATTGTAAGACAAACACTCTATCATCGGCTGGAAAAAATAAAAAAGATTCTTGATTTTGATTTTGATATGCCGGAGAACAGATTAAACGTTGAAATGGCTTTGAAAGCATATCAACTCATACAACAAGTGGGAGTACCTACGAAGTAG
- a CDS encoding APC family permease, with the protein MTNLRKTDRTLTLIPVVLFGFSFMGLTTAFTTYGIAANISHGTVPGAMIVALVVMMFTAYSYGKMAIAFPSSGSAYVYTQKSINPSVGFLVGWVILMDYLFMPMVNYLVFGIFFSAAFPSIPSYIWIVGMLVLVTFINIKGLKFATNVNAFITIFALLFILIFIGFSIKEIFMGESTATLLSLEPFYNSKEPFSYTIAGAALLCFCFLGFESVTAFAEETVNPKKTIPRAIILITLGGGLIFTSVSYFSYLVWPEYHTFNNPDSAAYEIIKLVGGKMMYSIYLALYALAVLGSAMSSQASASRVLYTMGRDGQFPKKFFGTLHPRYRTPVNNILIISSVSLLALFLSLDLVASFINFGAFLAYTCVNISVIAHYYIRNRERSVKGTVLYLIVPIIGAALDLLLLVNLDVHSKILGVSWLIIGIIYLLVLTKGLKKQPPELKIEENYDVDLKSQDA; encoded by the coding sequence ATGACAAATTTAAGGAAAACAGATAGAACACTGACACTCATTCCAGTTGTGTTGTTTGGCTTTTCATTTATGGGGTTAACCACAGCTTTTACTACGTATGGTATTGCGGCTAATATTTCTCACGGTACGGTTCCGGGGGCAATGATAGTTGCTCTAGTGGTAATGATGTTTACTGCTTACAGTTATGGGAAAATGGCAATTGCGTTTCCATCTTCCGGTTCTGCTTATGTTTATACGCAAAAATCGATCAATCCCTCTGTTGGATTTCTTGTCGGATGGGTGATCTTAATGGATTATTTATTTATGCCAATGGTAAATTATTTAGTATTTGGTATTTTTTTCTCAGCAGCCTTTCCTTCCATTCCAAGTTACATCTGGATTGTAGGTATGCTGGTGCTCGTCACTTTTATTAATATTAAAGGATTAAAGTTTGCCACAAATGTAAACGCATTCATAACGATTTTCGCTTTACTTTTTATCCTTATCTTTATAGGTTTTTCTATTAAGGAAATTTTTATGGGCGAAAGCACGGCAACTCTTTTATCTCTTGAGCCATTCTATAATTCGAAAGAACCCTTTTCTTATACAATAGCTGGAGCAGCATTATTATGCTTTTGTTTCCTTGGGTTTGAATCAGTTACAGCGTTTGCGGAAGAGACAGTGAACCCTAAGAAAACAATTCCCCGAGCTATTATTTTAATTACCCTTGGTGGTGGTTTAATCTTTACAAGTGTTTCATATTTCTCGTATCTTGTATGGCCAGAGTATCACACATTTAATAATCCTGATTCGGCTGCCTATGAAATTATTAAACTTGTTGGTGGAAAGATGATGTACTCAATATATCTTGCGCTTTACGCATTAGCTGTATTGGGCAGTGCCATGTCATCCCAGGCAAGTGCATCACGAGTCCTCTATACGATGGGGCGCGATGGACAGTTTCCTAAAAAGTTCTTTGGTACCCTGCATCCGAGATATAGGACACCCGTAAATAATATACTGATCATTAGTTCTGTCTCTTTGCTTGCTTTATTTTTAAGTTTAGATCTTGTAGCATCATTTATTAATTTCGGGGCGTTTCTTGCGTATACTTGTGTTAATATTTCCGTAATTGCTCATTATTATATTAGAAATAGAGAACGTTCGGTAAAAGGAACTGTCTTATATTTAATTGTTCCTATTATTGGAGCTGCTCTTGATCTTTTACTACTTGTGAATCTTGATGTGCACTCAAAAATACTTGGAGTAAGTTGGTTAATAATAGGCATCATTTATTTACTTGTATTGACAAAAGGACTTAAAAAACAGCCACCAGAATTGAAAATCGAAGAAAATTATGATGTAGATTTAAAAAGCCAAGATGCTTAA